Proteins from a single region of Hypomesus transpacificus isolate Combined female chromosome 9, fHypTra1, whole genome shotgun sequence:
- the abraa gene encoding actin-binding Rho-activating protein: MSGIAAHQDPKPEARPFVRAVRKIKCAAMVHSLARSWQGWATEHSDRQDTIPSGWMPCSVTEGEEGSEANSKVKLTVKPRVVEADDDGGSQIKTSAVTKRAVTKPSEGGGNLISALKERIMAPEDPGAKDFLGGGSPTRRRQVRALALQSQNQEQDQDRKLGSRSSSLDTVDSGLGDEASLSGNGSESRPALLKKQPSRPKIKVTTMNDIKSRWQQWSQQHVEGQKLNPFSEDFDYEHAMSQRLQKGDAGYGKPKEGTRTAERGDRAQKHVQREMEEMCFIIRDMGLTDKLGRIYITFGRLFDRYVKISDKVVGIALRCRKHKMLDFEGEMLWKGQDDHVIITLKD, from the exons ATGAGTGGCATCGCGGCTCACCAGGATCCGAAGCCAGAAGCCCGGCCCTTCGTCAGGGCTGTCAGGAAGATCAAATGTGCAGCCATGGTTCACAGCCTGGCTCGGAGCTGGCAGGGCTGGGCGACCGAACACTCTGACCGCCAGGACACCATACCCTCCGGCTGGATGCCCTGCTCCGTCACCGAGGGCGAGGAGGGCAGCGAGGCCAACAGCAAAGTCAAGTTGACGGTGAAACCGCGCGTGGTGGAGGCGGACGACGACGGAGGAAGCCAGATCAAGACGAGCGCCGTGACGAAGCGGGCGGTGACTAAACCCAGCGAGGGGGGCGGCAACTTGATCAGCGCTCTGAAGGAACGCATCATGGCGCCTGAGGACCCCGGCGCCAAGGACTTCCTGGGTGGCGGTTCACCCACTCGCCGGCGGCAGGTCCGGGCCCTGGCCCTGCAGAGCCAGAACCAGGAGCAGGACCAGGACAGGAAGCTGGGCTCGCGCAGCAGTAGTCTGGACACAGTGGACAGCGGCCTGGGAGACGAGGCATCGTTGTCTGGCAACGGCAGTGAAAGCAGGCCAGCGCTGCTGAAGAAACAGCCCAGCAGACCCAAG attAAGGTGACCACCATGAATGACATCAAGAGTCGCTGGCAGCAGTGGTCACAGCAGCACGTGGAGGGGCAGAAGCTCAACCCCTTCAGCGAGGACTTTGACTACGAACACGCCATGTCCCAGCGCCTCCAGAAGGGCGACGCCGGCTACGGCAAGCCCAAAGAGGGCACCCGGACGGCGGAGCGCGGGGACCGGGCGCAGAAACACGTCCAACGGGAGATGGAAGAGATGTGCTTCATCATCAGGGATATGGGCCTGACAGACAAACTGGGTCGCATCTATATCACCTTTGGACGTCTGTTTGACCGTTACGTTAAGATCTCGGACAAGGTGGTGGGCATCGCGCTGCGCTGCAGGAAACACAAGATGTTGGATTTTGAGGGGGAGATGCTATGGAAGGGCCAGGATGATCATGTGATTATTACCCTGAaggactaa